AAGTCTTTAGTTAAAAGTATCAATAGGCCGAGTGCccaatgatatatatttccaataatatttttcttaatggCCACCTATCAGTATATTTACAACTCCAAGATCTCCTCAGCGATTTTGACTGTCCCTGCGTTATGGATTGCAAGATTGGCGTACGGACTTATCTGGAAGAGGAATTAGCTAAGGCTAAGGAGAAAACCAAGTTAAGAAAAGTAAGTAGATTACAAGagattatttctgttttaccTATTAATGTTGGTAGTTATGAAGTGTGACaatcatatattatgttgttaCGTTGGTAGTTTTAATCAAGTAATATTTCTCCAAATAGGTACTACGGATGGTTACATAAAAACTCTTTGTAATCCTACACGTGTTGTTGTACCAATAATACTTCTGATTTAATTGTAGTATCAATTGTAGATCATAGTtgtatagtttattatttgtttaactttGAAACAAACATTTGTATCGCAACATACTACATTGATTATATTACGCGTATTATCTGTGTTCTATAGGAAGCGCCAGCAAACGTCAAAGGGTCGTGTTTAAGGgcaaagataatttaattatgtctaCAGTTTCATTTGCCTCGTTTTTAGCTTATCTTACAATCCGAATGACCTTTAGTATTTAGGTTTAAGCCCCGTtcttaatatagaaattgtttgttgatgacaatgaaaattatttatttatatagagctTTATCAACTTAAAAACGTCAAAGCGTGAAAGACGATAACGTTTTATATgatgagattatttttaaaatgaacaatgacagttaatttaatttcttttaagcaAAAACACAAAATTCTTGTGCAATTCTGGCTCTTTTATACGAAATAGATCACAAAACTTTAGTATTAAGCTTACATAAATTTGGTGAACTAATATTGACGGGATGATCTTTaaatctttgtatattttgttaaatattatttgttttttttttccaggaCATGTACGAGAAAATGATCCAAATAGATCCAAAGGCGCCAACAGAGGAAGAGCACAGAAGCAAAGGAGTTACAAAGCCACGGTACATGATTTGGAGGGAAACAATCAGTTCTACTTCGACCTTGGGTTTCAGGATAGAGGGAGTGAAGAAGGCTGATGGAACGAGCTCAAAAGACTTCAAGACCACAAAAACGAGAGATCAAATTGTCGAAGCCTTTAAAGATTTCGCTAACACCTCCACTGCCGTGGTTAGTTACAATTATCATTCAAAAGGATTTATGTATTAGATcgatcattattaataacttctCAATAATGTCCTCTTCTTAACTCttcttttaatgaaatttgtatTGTTACAGCCAAAATATCTCGAACGGCTGAAGGCTATTCGGACGACTCTTATGGAATCAAACTTCTTCAGAACTCACGAACTTATAGGCAGTTCCTTGCTCTTCGTTCACGACAAAAGAAAAGCCTCTATTTGGATGATAGATTTCGCTAAAACAGTACCTGTGCCAGAGGATATAACTATCGACCACGATTCCGCTTGGAAGGTCGGTAACCATGAAGACGGCTACCTTATCGGCATCAATAACTTAATATCAATCTTCGAATCCCTTATCAAGGACGATAACGGTAACATAGATCAGTGTTATTCGAATTTAAGTTTAGATAAAAACGTAAGAAGAGACAGCTTAGCCACTTGAAAGTGATATAATTAAGGAGTTTTTCTCCGTAACATGGATATAAACGTTGCAGCTCTGCATCTGGATGTTAAGACGatgtacatttgtatataCTGACGATGtcattgtaaataatgattGTATTAAACCAATTTGTATTACTGTTGATGAAAATACTCACGAAGCAGTCATTTGAGACTaatgatgtaattttttataagatataactataaaatacacattctATGAATAACAAAGGAACaaatgttaatgtttaaatctcTTTTTATACGACactgtatttatgtaatatcttGACGATAATTCTGTTTTATCCAAATAGTTttgattgaataaattttatcagatAAATCATTTACTGAAGATTATTAACATGGCTTATTACACGGGCCAACAAGAGTGTTAATACCATTTCTGTTTTAATGAACACTATGAAACGTACacaattattttcttgaaGTTCAAGTTTTGGatctaaaaataagaattcgaaacatttttttataaatatttatttgttaatgtaaGTACACTATATTAGTGTAAAGACTAGACAATATGTAGTTTAGATGTAAGGTTTCAGATGatactaaataaaacgtaTCACAATCGACGTGTTTGTACTTTTATCTGACCTCAAAatcatgtatgtataaattcaataacataTATCACATATATCGATAGcagtattaaaatcataaataacgtatttaaaatctattataaatataaatctaaaatctCACTTGTATTTACTATAAACAGgcatcataaaaatatatttgacattaaattgattaatttacCATGCAGGCATTAAGGTTACATACGAGTacgttaataaataactttaacgtgttttaaaaatggaatgattataagtatatatctaaataactGTACATCATGTTTAATGGTGGACGgcttatttttatggaataaattatatgcatTAACCTATTAATTTCACTAATTTATGAGGCACTATCAAGGTTTTTCCTTTGGACTATCTATCACTATGTCAGTGAGACTATTTCGCCGAGAGTTATCCTCGGAGGGGGCATTACTTTCTTTACGTATACGAGAGAATAGTCTCGGCACTGGCGCCAAACCAGACCTGCTATTTTCTACGGGTGCTGGAGAAAACCTTCTTGTTCGTGGCATTTGAACTTCAGCACTTTCGGTATAAGGCGGTGGAGGCTGTGTCAACATAGTCATACGATTCTCTCTTTGTGCCGCTGCTGTTATTTGTAACTCTGCTCCTGCTACAACAGTAGCTAACGTAGGGGTAAATTGTGGAGCAGCGGCACGAACAGatattcttcttcttcttggaCCAGATGCTTCTTCAGGTTCTTTTGTCAGCATGGAAGACGAATTAAAATCGGGCTTTGTAGATATACGTCTCGTATTATTGAGCAATTCGTCTGGTCCTACGTCAGATGTACCGGCCTTATTAACTGTGTCTAAGACTGCTAATGCACGCAGTAAGTCTGCGACACTTGTATTCTCGAGAACCTCTACTTGCTCTGACTCTGGAAGATTTGTTAAATTGACATCTGGATCAAATAAACTGGGTCTACCGCGTCTGGTCCTATTTCGATAATTATCTAGTTCGCTTGAAAATAGACCATTATTACTTCCTTCAGTAGATCGCCTGTAGTTTTGGATATCTCCAGCAAAACAGCTACTGCGTCCCTTTTTAGTTTGATTTTGATATTGCTTAATACTAGACTCGAGGTCGCTCGTGCCACGTTCTGGCGTACTAATTTTCCTGCTTTTGCCAAAGGAAGGAAACAAACTGCTTCGACCATGACgagttttttctttataattaacgAGTTCATCAGAACTTTCAGGCATAGTATCATCATCACTTTGACGAGATTTACCAAAAGTGGGGAATAAACTGAGGCGACCTTTTCGAGTtcggtttttataattactagcTTCATCTTCGTCTACCGTATCATCATCATTACTAGTATGatcattaaaatcaaatgtagGAAAAATGCTATGACGTCCTTTCCTGGTTTTTTCCTTATACCGATTAGCGTCCTCTTCTGGATCGCTGAAATCAAAAGTAGGAAATATACTATGCCTACCCGACCTAGTTCTTTCTTTATATGCTTTAGCAGCAGACGCGTTTTCATCTTCACTAAAATCAAATGTCGGAAAAATGCTATGCCTTTTTGGTTTTTGTTGATAAGCCGCAGCTGCAGCCCTATTTTCATCTTCAGAAAAGTCGTAAATTGGGAAAATGCTATGACCACGaagattttctttatatcCATCAGAGTCACTCTTATAATCGTCTTTAGGAAATACATTTCCTCGTCTTTCTTTTTCTCTAGCAATTTCGGGTTCAGCTTTAACATTACTTAATCTTCCCTTTATAGTATCTTTGATATATTCAGCAGGACTTTCACTGGAGCTTGGTTTTCTAAAAAGTCTAGCAAATAAGCTTCTCGAATTCGATCTTCCATCAGTAGGTTGAACATTTGTTGGTAATGACAACTTTCCACTACGGATGTTGGcttcttttctatatttttctgCAGTATCACCATTTGTCCAGGTAAAGTCATGATCCAGCTTTGATACTGACTCTTTGCGATAATTTGGAACAGCAACACTCA
The window above is part of the Danaus plexippus chromosome 7, MEX_DaPlex, whole genome shotgun sequence genome. Proteins encoded here:
- the LOC116770507 gene encoding uncharacterized protein LOC116770507, which encodes MMSKKQLACMLALHIVYLLVGASIFYHIESPLELAQRAEEKLERLEIQNLLYENYIPNDPGKQDSILRKLSDYCGKSMFNYTTEDAEPPFKWDFYHSFFFSYTVVSTIGYGNLAPTTHLSRILMIFYGLFGIPINGILLANLGEYFGLQLISVYRKYKRRNEKRADRFDYIFHNLGMLGQIFLYLVPGFLFFIFLPACIFVVFEGWDYVAGIYYAFVTLTTIGFGDLVAGTVNNGFKSGYFFAYQIFLIIWITFGLGYIVMLLGFITSGMRSERIHRLEQKFAYQVKSTQSKILQGFTRDIAVIRKIINEANLLKFKPVYVEAAPHMYRSKSCPILTFDIEPRDPIVKRKRANSENIQLTAKDMLRIQSDTDLLGIDKEKTFTASAIVKPVELLARVVNVLGGFEQQHQDKGINIFDDEHILASERPPFFSIGQDFIPSKSMRTRALSVAVPNYRKESVSKLDHDFTWTNGDTAEKYRKEANIRSGKLSLPTNVQPTDGRSNSRSLFARLFRKPSSSESPAEYIKDTIKGRLSNVKAEPEIAREKERRGNVFPKDDYKSDSDGYKENLRGHSIFPIYDFSEDENRAAAAAYQQKPKRHSIFPTFDFSEDENASAAKAYKERTRSGRHSIFPTFDFSDPEEDANRYKEKTRKGRHSIFPTFDFNDHTSNDDDTVDEDEASNYKNRTRKGRLSLFPTFGKSRQSDDDTMPESSDELVNYKEKTRHGRSSLFPSFGKSRKISTPERGTSDLESSIKQYQNQTKKGRSSCFAGDIQNYRRSTEGSNNGLFSSELDNYRNRTRRGRPSLFDPDVNLTNLPESEQVEVLENTSVADLLRALAVLDTVNKAGTSDVGPDELLNNTRRISTKPDFNSSSMLTKEPEEASGPRRRRISVRAAAPQFTPTLATVVAGAELQITAAAQRENRMTMLTQPPPPYTESAEVQMPRTRRFSPAPVENSRSGLAPVPRLFSRIRKESNAPSEDNSRRNSLTDIVIDSPKEKP